ATTTCACTGCCGGATGAGCAAGAGGAAACAGCTGTTGAAGAAGATGTACAAAGAAATGAGATATcagaacaaaatgaaatgtcGGTAGAACCAAAACCTGAAGTTCCTGTACAACCAGAGCAAGTAAAAGAGGAAGAGGTACCATCTCAGGTAGAAGAGACTGTACCAGTTGAAGATGTTCCAGAACCTGAGCCTGAACAAACACAGCCACAAATGGGATTTTCTGAACCCGCCATTGTTGTTGATAACAAACCTGCTGAAGAAGAGGTGGAAGAAActccaccacctccaccaccacctctTGTAGACGAGACCCCAGCTCCTCCACCACCTTTGGATGAAAGCATTCCTTTAAGGCGGGTCAGTGGTGGGTCTTCCCCTAGCAAGGATTCTAGTCAATCCCTTGAGTCACCAACACCCATGAATCAAAATGTAGCCGTTGTTCTTCCACAACCAGAAACCCAGAAGCAAGAACAAGAAGCAGCACCAATACCGAAACCACTGGCTCCAGTGAACCAGGAGCCACAACAAGTTCAGCAAGAGATTGTACCTCCACCATCTCAACCAGTTGCTGTTGTTGCTCCACAAGTACATATGGAACCTGAAGAGGATGTAAGCCCTCCTGCTAGTCCACCTGGTAGTCCTTCTACAACGTCTGTTGGAGAAATAGCTGAGGGGGAACAGATATCTAGTCCACAGGTCTCGCAGaaaattaataagaaaaatTTTAAGAATAAGATTAAGTTTGGTACAGATCTGATTGAAGGATCTATTAAGCAGTTGCATTTCTTGAAAACGGTGAATAATAACCCTGGATTATATGAAGAGTGGCTTTTTAAGAAAGCGATACGGAGGTATGAAGCATTTTGGCTTCCACTTGCTGCTGAGCATAAGAAAGAATGTTTAACCGCCCCTTGGGATATAGAGTGGGTATGGCATTGTCATATGCTAGCCCCTGTGGCTTATGAGGCAGATAGCAGAGCACAAGTTGGATTATTAGTTGACCATAAATTATTGAGTGAAAAGGATAGAACTAAAGCCTTAGAGAAGTCTAGGAAATATTGGCATGCAAAATATCCGAAAGAGCCTTTCGAGATTGACCTTGTGTATAAGGAAAAAGTTGTTGAAGAGCAAAAAGCGGATGAGAAAACAGCGGAAGCAACCAATGCAAATGTTGAGACTGAAAAGGGAGAAAATGCTGAAGGTGAAAACAAAGAAACTGAAAATGCTGGTGAGTTGATAAACATATACAGGcgtttcttaaaataaatgaaattaatttattgtttttgcatatatttgctttttagTACAATCATGTTGAAccaaattaaatgtatattcgTTTATTCCTTTCCTTGATTAAGATGCCCTCTGAGTTTTTACAACCTCATACCTCTTTTCATGAAGGAAAAGAAGTTCAAGTATCTATGCTCCTGAAAATATTGTTGACATTCCAAATTTTAAGCAAATCTGCTTATTCAAGCAGGAGATTCCTAAAGATCATAGACAGGTTTTGTATTTATCATGTAGTCATTAAGTTAATATATCTGTAACATGCGTATAAACCATACTATGACACGTGTGATCACTATTTTAATTAGTGGCATAATATTGTAGTGGCAGCCCCTGCCCCAGAGGCTTCAGGAGTTACCCCCACAGAGCAGCCTGCTGAACCAACAGCTGAGAAGACAGATGGAGACAAGCCAAATACAGGTAACGGAAGGCACATACTTTTTGTGACAAGCATGGCAGACACAAAGGAAATACCATTGGGTATAGTAATCAAACTTGGTACGAACATTGGCCATGCATTAGATTTGGGGGTTATTAGGTCCAAGACATAAGACACATCTGATTTGCAGAATTGTAGTTgttgtttaagttaaataaaattggttattgaatatggccctCGAAGTAAGTCTGACTTTTATTTTAACTGTGCAGAGCTTGCATTGAATGCCATTTTTGTGGTATAAATTTTGAGCCCCATTTTTGAGCAGTAAAATTTCATTGACGTTATGTTTGAAGCTGCattattgattataaatcaatataatgaTGAAACATGTATCTCTTACCATaattaaataagttttcatataatacaaattataaaaaaggatCCTATTTAATTTTCAGAAGCCCCAGCAGAGCCCACCCCAGCCCCGGAGCCCACACCAGAGCCAGCTGAGCAGGAGATACCTGAGGAAGACTATGTCCAGAAGTCATCGTATGATATCTTTGCTTCGATCACACGCCAGCGTGTGTTCTTTTACCAGACCTCGTTGTCCCACTTCCATGATAAGCACTTTTTGAAGGCAGCACAGAAAAGATACCAGCGATTCCTGTTCTTGAAGCATCAAAATTCTACAGAAGTTTTGGTCCCATGTTACGATATTGATTTGATGTGGCACACGCACATGCTGCATCCGGGAGTTTATAAACACGACACGACTAAAGTTCTTGGTCAAATGCTTGTCCATGATGATTCAGTGAATAATAGAGCTCCAGGTTCAACCCTAGTGCGAGCTGACCAGAAAACTAGGGACTTATGGAAGCAGCATTTTGACGATACTTTCACCACTTTTGGAGCCATGTTCCGTGGTGAGCCACCAGTTCTGTGTGAGAGAATGTCTCTCATAGATCCAGAAGAAACGTACACATTCAGTACGAAAAAGGCGACAGTAAATTTAGATAGGGTTCAAGTCGAAGATCTTCCAGAGGAGGTTAATAAATACAGTGTGAAGCTTGCATTTGGCGCTAACGAGAGGGAAGGACCAATGATTAAGCAATTTAAGGGaaacaagaaaaaggttgagtTTGAAAATACAAAGAAGGGCTTGGCACACTTTGTGTTCGATACTAAAGAGTATGATAGAATCAACTTCAATATGTCCCAGCAGATTGGTTTCGCTTGTGCTGGGCATGATGAAGAATTAGGTCAACAAATGTTTAACCTTATGCCTGTAATTGAAGGAATACCAATGGACAAGAATGATTCGTCAAATCTTACAAACACTGTCACTATCGATGTTGATACGGAACATAGTCTCAAAGCAACGTTTTCGGCGACTATTGAGCCACCCAAACAAGGTCCCACTATGCTGTTTATGATGCCAGGAAATTTTGAGACGAGGATTTGCATAATGCCTGAGCAAATTCTACAAATGTGGGGCCCCATTCCGTTACCACGGAAACCAACAGGAGGAGACAATAGCTGCGTTGTGGCAACACACAAGTAAGTTTAAATGATACAAGAGTACaacaaaaaattgaaatatcaagaaaatcagttgaatattgaatgaaGGTCACAACTTAAATTTACTTGGAAAGTAAAAGAAACTTACTATGAACAGCATTAGCTTTTAGAAATCTTAACATGAATGATCTACTcagaaaattcaaatatttatttgaaaaaattatCACATGATACTTGTACATTGATAAGATGATCCCATTACGACATAATTACTAATTGGCATTCATGACTGATTTTTCTATCATGTACTTTTAATAGGTTCATTGTGATTGTGACTTGAGCATCTTTGAAGTGTCTCAATGAGCCTCTTCAACTGTTTACTTGCAATCATGACTGTTGTTCAACTGTTGGTTTACTTGCAATCATGACTGTTGAAGTACCCATACTCATCTTTGAGCTAATTATTGTTAAGTGTTCATGTAAGACCAAGGCTACAGGATTTTATGTGATATTCTTTTCATTGTTTACTAATAACATTAACAGCCAATTAGCCTTAATAAGGTAAAGTCACAAACGTATGGTAGCTTCCTAAATTACCCTTTATCAGATTAGTTCAAATTTATTAAGTCTCAATCAGATAAAAATATCTAGTTTATAGTATGTCTCAAGAAAGagtgtaaacatatatttatgtacTCTTTACCAAATAGATTAACTTGTAATCACTAATGGTcataaaaattaatacaaagCTATTTGGTATTTTAATTGACAAATGATAGGGACTAAATTTAGTCTGATGGACTACGGTCTGCGAAATTAGACTGTAAGTGAACAATTCCGAATTCGAACACTAGTGCTTGGATTCGACATTCTtcacaagccctgctatataaaatcctGAATTGCAGCAAGCCCGGATAGCATTtgaccagtgcagggcttgtgggcttgtgctaattccAACCACTGGGACTACTGTCTGTggcattttgggtacaaaattACTCGTTTGGTGAATATCAACCGGTCGGCAGTGGGGGCAAAACTCCCCCTTTGGCTTCGAAATTTGATGCAGGCATTAAAAGGTGCGTGTAgtcctttataaactcaacaacaacaccattgACTACTGTGACCTCCTCCGACAAAGTGACAAGGCTTGGCAATGCTCCCAAGGCTACCGTTTGTGTCATGTTAATTGGTCTGATTTGCATTCCATTTAGAATAGAGTAATAAGAACcacttaatgttttatttgggTAATAAATTATTGCCAATAATGTCTGCTTGCTAACCGGTTTGTTAAATGAGGTCTCTTATTAACTGATTGTGTCATTAATGTATAGTTGATTATGTCATTTGTTAACATTACTCAGTTCATTAATTGTGGAAAATTTCTAGGAAGTTATATATAATCAGTTATTTCACCCATTGTGAAGTGAAAGTGCTCTTTTTCAGAGATCTTTTTTACGCTTCtgcatttgttttgataatagcaaaaaaatgccaataaagGTTCCtcaactataaaaaaaaatgtttgtcgaagttatgtacatattttgcGAGGATATGCATTTCCAGATTTCCAAATGCTATGCATAAAATCTGCTAACATCACATAATGAAcccataaaaaaatgttaagcaCCCCTTTCATCTAAATTCAAGGtcttttctttgtttacataATCAGTTGTGAAATCTCTCTTATGACAAAAATGTGAAACCTACTCAAGCAGGAGTAGAAAGGAGCAGCTGTTACTTCATAACAAATGCAGAACTATAAGGGGTCCCCGTGCATGTTCCGCATTAAAAACGAATTAGGGGCAGTGAAGAGGGGCTTTTGATGCAGACAGAAGCATAATGGCTAAGGGTCTCATTCGGTAACATTAATTCATTACCATTAATATCTGGCACCAAGTATGAAACATATGATAATATACTTAATATCTGAATTACATTTAGTGAACATTCTGGATTAGTTCTAgtctcaattttcattttttattatgggAAGAAACAGTTGCACAAATTCTTTTTCtgatttgttattttgaagGATTTCCTCCTACATGAATTTTCTAGTATTTCGGTTAGATTGTTGAATGTTTTCGCACATAGGGCTGtttgtaatcatttaaaaaacaacacacaaactAAATAAACGTTGCTTTTTGCAATAAACGTTGCTTTTTGCAATAAATTGTTGATGTCTTAAATTATATTATCAGCTAGAccattgttgaattatttcaacaaatcattataaatttaaagaaaaaataagaacTTGTATTAGTGCAACACTAAATACATGTGACATTAATTTACACATGATTTTTGATAAAGCAACAAGTTCTTTGTtcataaatgacaaaaatatcaatccACCAGAATAAACTCAGAATATCTAAGATTTCAAAGCCATCAAccacatttaattttgtttgtccTTACAGCAACAATATTTCCCCTGAGAACTTCTGAAATAAGTGAAACCAGATGGTAGATTGGTGATTGAGTTTAAATCCTCATGACATAACTAAATGAGGAAAAATGACTTGCACTTTGGATCATGAGTCTAATTTGTGTTGGTGAGGCTGGCAGATCATGCAGTTCATGGCTGGGTTTGAGGTTTTCCTGATTTTGGTTggtaaccttgacattgatggttCGGTGTGGTTAAAATTtcacatattatatattgcCAGACTGTGCCCATTTTGTAACCAAATGCTTTTTAGGTCACAGAGGCCTTAACTACTAAGAGTCCAAAGCCTATGTTATTTGCCTCAAAAACAGCTAAAactaaatgtcaaaacatgatttccAAGACAATTAAAGCTGAAAGGTGAGTTGGTGTACTGGcatcataatataatatttttgcccTTTCACCCCACCAGAACTTATCATACAGCCTATACTTTCAGCCAATAAAATTACGGATAGGCCTTTAAGTACCAGCTAGGCCTATTCATTAAGTATTTCGACTTCCATATGTGTTTAAAGGTCCACCAactgccactcatccaatacacactccctgcgtcagattttgtgtTTGCagtgtgtcagccaatgagattgtattctaagtcagttagatgacctgaagtaatatctttATGATTACGAAAGGCTATAGTTTATGCTGACTTCGATGATTCTTAATCTTTAAGATCTTACTTCATTTCATCTATCTATTACTTAGTTCTGGTCATTGACCTAAAACAGCTGTAAAAGTTGGTGGACAGATATTGGCCAATGTTTTCCAATGAGTTGCTCAAGATTTACCAAGGCTATTGCAATAAAAGTAGTGATTATGAAGGTGTTTATGattaaattattgaatatttactttAGTACCTTTTCCTCCAAAAGATGGCATTTCAATGTTCCTATCATCTGTAATGTAAACAGGGTGTGTTTGATTAAGATGACACCCCACCGATTCACTAGCATAACTGTGTAAACCGGTTTGAAGCCAATTCCATTCCTTATCAGTAAAATATCCAGGTGCAACGATCAGTTTGATAAGACAACTGACAGCTGAAGCCTCAAAACACATTCTTCTCAAATGGAACACACCCGAGGATTATCCTTCTGATGCCTTCTGTTTTAACAGTTTCTTTTGTTTACTGGAATTTCTTGCAtgcatattataatattttttcatgagATTCAATGTCTGCCTTCAAGCTAAAAGGGGCTCATTCTTGATTAATAGTGTCAGACATAACATCAAATGATTTCATGTAAAAGGAatgtaacaatgataaaacatcatcaaaagtTTATCTCTTAACAAATAAAGCTCAGTACCGCTCTAccgtaaacatttttttgaaaaataatacagaaaatgctttattttatgaaaagcataagttatgcacaagtcaattgtaaccacggcaccCCCTGGTCcagggccatgtttttaccttcaagtTGCCCAACAGTAGTGTTTGTTTTCACGCTGAggatagcggggaatgggccttacctaggatgtttCCAGGGTGCGTGGgtatttggtggggattttaccagcagtttgtccctgcaTGGTGGGGAATTTaactgggattggctggacctaAAGTCAAAAGACCCCGCTATTCCCCTGACCGGGTGGAGGGGGGGAGGGAGGGGAGGAGGGggtacaattgacaggtgcattgcATAATCATagtgaaaattaaaaaaaaaactagtcTTAGATTTGCAATTTCTTACATTTTTGAAAGCATAAAATCTGCGAGTGAGTATTCATATTGGCAAATGTAAATTGTGCTTTTAGGTCTACAAGTTTGCTTAGGATGTCTTTGCTTCAAGATGTTTGCTTATTCTTTAAGGCTTCAGAACCTTAAAACAACCATGACATGGTCAATTTGCTTTCAGCATATGGTGGAAGAAAGCACCAAATACAGTATACCTAGCTCACCATTTATTCCCACAGTACACAGGTTATACCCAGTAACTGAGGCTACATGAAGGATTATCATCCCAAATCCATTTGTATGAACATTTAACACTAATTTGCATTCACAAAAGTATCTCAAGTACAGCTG
The sequence above is drawn from the Mya arenaria isolate MELC-2E11 chromosome 14, ASM2691426v1 genome and encodes:
- the LOC128217046 gene encoding uncharacterized protein LOC128217046; protein product: MSETDQALDPIPVTKDIPVVNGNADIEPLDSDLTNGVSKPVMEMSNGVENNGLNGDHVEEDISEVPVNGDCENDPDINCADDGDVDLMGGDDLPPPPEEVPEIVPELPPPPPMADPQEEGIDSSVDQNLESSVDPVVDTNANPAFESSVDPEEVDDQCMDNNDELMNVSDNEDAIEDKESVDNILELPPRIVEDFSEEELVSDGGLEEESYVNVVNTQKQTGEEDLQSDCQLIEFGEAAPPVPPTVERTVPEQKEPEVEPAEPVESVSEPETIIPQISLPDEQEETAVEEDVQRNEISEQNEMSVEPKPEVPVQPEQVKEEEVPSQVEETVPVEDVPEPEPEQTQPQMGFSEPAIVVDNKPAEEEVEETPPPPPPPLVDETPAPPPPLDESIPLRRVSGGSSPSKDSSQSLESPTPMNQNVAVVLPQPETQKQEQEAAPIPKPLAPVNQEPQQVQQEIVPPPSQPVAVVAPQVHMEPEEDVSPPASPPGSPSTTSVGEIAEGEQISSPQVSQKINKKNFKNKIKFGTDLIEGSIKQLHFLKTVNNNPGLYEEWLFKKAIRRYEAFWLPLAAEHKKECLTAPWDIEWVWHCHMLAPVAYEADSRAQVGLLVDHKLLSEKDRTKALEKSRKYWHAKYPKEPFEIDLVYKEKVVEEQKADEKTAEATNANVETEKGENAEGENKETENAVAAPAPEASGVTPTEQPAEPTAEKTDGDKPNTEAPAEPTPAPEPTPEPAEQEIPEEDYVQKSSYDIFASITRQRVFFYQTSLSHFHDKHFLKAAQKRYQRFLFLKHQNSTEVLVPCYDIDLMWHTHMLHPGVYKHDTTKVLGQMLVHDDSVNNRAPGSTLVRADQKTRDLWKQHFDDTFTTFGAMFRGEPPVLCERMSLIDPEETYTFSTKKATVNLDRVQVEDLPEEVNKYSVKLAFGANEREGPMIKQFKGNKKKVEFENTKKGLAHFVFDTKEYDRINFNMSQQIGFACAGHDEELGQQMFNLMPVIEGIPMDKNDSSNLTNTVTIDVDTEHSLKATFSATIEPPKQGPTMLFMMPGNFETRICIMPEQILQMWGPIPLPRKPTGGDNSCVVATHKFVNHTGQVTFSCRLLHSVPLLMSAVQVFFQGRITAVGHLVGSDQVPLPSQLSDSKKIFSLNPEEGQRALLIKNQTGDWGLIRGQWTGFRKHQPAIAATKGKKAKKEVPWSPGTLSVSFYKCATGAWQHLTLPYQQENYKFNLQDAHVDLRTGTVEINSESNEVAENLALAFSVALLHSLCQPRYLPPPPPEPISITVDSPPASPPPQPSMPKEGEKKEEGGEGETDKKSGEAEGEGDKGEAAPEGAQAPAAPEEKPQETPLKTPKSPAKVSEPPTPSKKMKEIPAIPTYDLALILASGYNYDTPTNETIRKEYGANACAGCVAVGIDVGIGHIGTVADVVAETEAVEAVEAAEAADNNADHTDKVEAGQGDAGGEEMEAPAEAPVDMSGMEAMDGGAAACGAF